In the Bacteroidales bacterium genome, one interval contains:
- a CDS encoding outer membrane beta-barrel protein — MNKHILFTFAIFIISMMTVSAQKFNGGFLAGVGAAEISGDRLEGPNKAGVYAGAFVNRYLTKRSSAQMELNFVQKGSRKNPDSLDFSTYLLRLNYVELFLNYKWDFGRIFTLEVGPSLGVLIKGYEEADGFILTEPPFNATDLSGNFGLFIWLTEHLQFNVRYSNSILAVRPHYKGQTYRWNRGQYNEVLSFTFHYTFL; from the coding sequence ATGAATAAACACATACTTTTTACATTCGCCATCTTCATAATATCTATGATGACTGTTAGCGCGCAAAAGTTCAACGGGGGTTTTCTGGCGGGAGTAGGCGCAGCAGAAATCTCCGGCGACCGGCTGGAAGGGCCCAACAAAGCGGGTGTGTATGCCGGTGCCTTCGTAAACCGATACTTAACCAAGCGCTCTTCGGCGCAGATGGAACTGAACTTTGTTCAGAAGGGCAGCCGCAAAAATCCTGACTCCCTCGACTTTAGCACCTATTTGCTGCGACTCAACTACGTGGAATTGTTTCTCAATTACAAATGGGATTTCGGCAGGATATTTACCCTTGAAGTGGGGCCATCACTGGGTGTGCTCATCAAAGGCTACGAGGAAGCCGATGGTTTTATCCTCACTGAGCCTCCCTTCAATGCTACTGATCTGAGTGGCAATTTCGGGCTGTTTATCTGGCTTACTGAGCATTTACAATTCAACGTGCGCTATTCCAACTCTATACTGGCGGTGCGGCCACATTATAAAGGGCAAACATATCGATGGAACCGCGGGCAATACAACGAAGTGCTGAGTTTTACATTCCATTACACGTTCTTATAG